From Penaeus monodon isolate SGIC_2016 chromosome 42, NSTDA_Pmon_1, whole genome shotgun sequence, one genomic window encodes:
- the LOC119599445 gene encoding BTB/POZ domain-containing protein 6-like isoform X1, whose translation MAQGTSNVDWQTSLTQIHQRAGHVLQSGQWSDCTFIVGNENNQKQTLRGHRLILAMSSPVFEAMFYGGMAEKEDKPVEILDVQPEAFKALLQYIYSDEINLQSFDQVCEICYAAKKYMIPALVEQCTKFIWSDLHPGNMCRAYEFARLFEEPSLMDKCLQILHSKTELVIKDASFEEIEATTLRTILQQENLAVSEAMLWDACVRWAKQECGRQSLEATPLNQRKVLGENLGLIRFLTFSPTEFANGPAMSEILTKEESFTLLMNISSPGVTPIPKPFCQSLKRRQKEPSPPPPTPPDPRNIGNLRDEVQLRCTCAGDITTILINDQLVDFSLSFSVDSSICIYGVEMPTQMVPQTLEQQPNGQPVPQSYSELIYAFLQDSDGCRLTYTHFTARVPWNSTMEVMFNRPVYITPNRTYKIGVVMNKVGRYPLYVTNHFVSVEYVTFTFGQDRSRDGLIKALIFGCMPPRIPSSPSPFWPY comes from the exons ATGGCACAAGGAACATCGAACGTGGACTGGCAGACGAGTTTAACACAAATACACCAACGTGCAGGCCATGTCCTCCAGTCGGGCCAGTGGTCGGACTGTACCTTTATTgttggaaatgaaaataatcaaaag CAGACCCTGCGTGGCCACCGTCTCATCCTTGCCATGTCATCACCTGTCTTTGAGGCGATGTTTTACGGAGGAATGGCCGAGAAGGAGGACAAGCCAGTTGAAATCCTGGACGTGCAGCCGGAGGCATTCAAAGCATTGTTGCA GTACATCTACAGTGACGAGATAAACCTCCAGTCCTTTGATCAAGTCTGCGAAATTTGTTATGCTGCCAAAAAATACATGATTCCGGCCCTAGTGGAGCAGTGCACAAAATTCATATGGAGCGACCTGCACCCGGGAAACATGTGTCGGGCTTATGAGTTCGCCAGGCTCTTCGAAGAACCAAGTCTGATGGACAAATGCTTACAG atcctTCACTCCAAAACAGAATTAGTCATTAAGGATGCATCTTTTGAGGAAATCGAAGCAACAACCCTACGAACCATCTTGCAACAGGAGAACCTTGCAG TATCAGAGGCCATGCTGTGGGATGCGTGCGTTCGGTGGGCAAAGCAAGAGTGTGGGAGGCAGTCGCTGGAAGCCACACCCCTCAACCAACGAAAGGTCTTGGGTGAGAATCTGGGTCTCATAAG ATTCCTGACATTTAGCCCAACAGAGTTTGCGAACGGACCAGCCATGTCGGAAATCCTGACCAAGGAGGAGAGCTTCACACTCCTCATGAACATCTCTTCCCCGGGCGTGACTCCCATCCCCAAACCCTTCTGTCAGAGCctgaagaggagacagaaagagccGTCACCTCCCCCGCCAACGCCGCCAGACCCGAGGAACATAGGAAACCTGAGGGATGAGGTGCAGCTGAGGTGCACCTGCGCCGGAGATATCACCACCATCCTGATCAACGACCAGCTGGTGGACTTCTCACTGTCCTTCTCTGTAGACAGCAGCATCTGTATCTATGGCGTGGAGATGCCTACGCAGATGGTCCCACAGACTCTGGAGCAGCAGCCGAACGGGCAGCCAGTTCCCCAGAGCTACTCAGAGCTCATCTATGCCTTTCTGCAGGACTCGGATGGCTGCCGACTCACCTACACCCACTTCACAGCTCGCGTGCCGTGGAATAGCACCATGGAAGTTATGTTCAACCGGCCTGTGTACATCACTCCTAACAGGACGTACAAAATTGGTGTCGTCATGAACAAAGTGGGACGGTACCCACTCTACGTGACCAACCATTTTGTGTCGGTTGAGTATGTGACCTTCACCTTTGGGCAGGACAGGTCACGGGACGGACTCATCAAGGCGCTCATCTTCGGTTGCATGCCACCAAGAATCCCCTCCAGCCCCAGCCCCTTCTGGCCGTACTGA
- the LOC119599444 gene encoding uncharacterized protein LOC119599444, with the protein MDFTTCLRRKWIVSISKIVQCIYNLDETGFPMDPSKSKTIGSKGEKTVRLTHGANRENITVLATCCADGTCLDPLVVFKGKKMQSTWIEEEALPGTQYAVTESGWMTSAVFEDYFKTLAKKTANTRPLLVILDGHISHTSLTTVEVAIQENISLIKLPPHCTDLLQPLDVACFAPMKSNYDAKLTQYVQTSGAREPLRKSGFVNMLCSIWRQSLSENNIKAGFKATGLMPIDKTKYNNERLDPIKLATYNSWVSKGMPTNENNDPILEEIPEPNNQEEPQIELPIEPIRTSTPAPTTLTHTDSKAGCSHWTNDQSNSLTSQINQDAENNTLSKFSTAELVDELQRRAPSGMKYTITLELKPTETTLEEVLHARCRSATPVMKRRRVIPMKGQVITNEECLKEIKSKEENKMQTAKQNKKTKQPPKKKNVEVSDTDSTTVSTEEMDDGNTSSDISLSDLLPPMTPEATDEVNEQENAGTNHDMMPKLSDDSVNKYYAVFYTDPKLKYYWGKVTKTFTNDDDDDDIEKVEVDFLHQKAFSSNPHDWTWCERPVKDIEVLESQYIFYGPVLPEIKKGVFIFLDVEANACLLRLKKEGLC; encoded by the exons ATGGATTTTACGACATGCTTGAGAAGGAAATGGATCGTCTCAATATCAAAGATCGTCCAGTGTATTTATAACTTGGATGAAACGGGTTTCCCAATGGACCCATCAAAGTCCAAGACAATTGggtcaaagggagaaaaaacagtgAGGCTCACACATGGCGCTAACAGAGAGAACATTACCGTCCTCGCAACATGCTGTGCAGATGGTACATGTCTTGATCCCCTTGTAGTTTTCAAGGGCAAGAAAATGCAGTCAACTTGGATAGAAGAGGAAGCACTCCCAGGCACACAGTATGCTGTTACTGAATCTGGATGGATGACAAGTGCTGTGTTTGAGGACTATTTTAAGACATTagcaaaaaagactgctaacaccCGTCCATTACTGGTAATCCTCGATGGACATATAAGCCACACTTCACTGACCACTGTGGAGGTGGCAATCCAGGAGAATATCTCATTAATCAAACTACCTCCACATTGTACCGACTTGCTTCAGCCTTTAGACGTTGCCTGTTTCGCACCAATGAAATCAAACTATGATGCAAAGCTTACACAATATGTGCAGACATCTGGCGCACGAGAACCGCTTAGAAAATCAGGATTTGTTAACATGCTATGTAGCATCTGGAGGCAAAGTCTttcagaaaataacataaaagctGGCTTCAAGGCAACTGGCTTAATGCCCATTGATAAGACAAAGTATAACAATGAGAGGCTAGATCCTATCAAATTGGCAACATACAACTCATGGGTAAGCAAAGGGATGCCaactaatgagaataatgaccCAATTCTTGAAGAGATACCCGAGCCAAATAATCAGGAAGAGCCACAAATTGAACTGCCCATTGAACCAATTAGGACATCAACACCAGCTCCTACAACACTCACTCATACAGATTCAAAGGCAGGCTGCAGCCACTGGACAAATGATCAGTCTAATTCATTAACTAGTCAAATTAATCAAGATGCAGAGAACAATACTTTGAGTAAATTCAGCACAGCAGAACTGGTTGATGAACTGCAAAGAAGAGCCCCTTCAG GTATGAAGTACACCATCACTTTGGAGTTAAAACCTACTGAAACCACTCTGGAGGAGGTGCTCCATGCCCGTTGTCGAAGTGCTACCCCAGTTATGAAACGTAGAAGAGTAATACCTATGAAAGGACAGGTTATTACCAATGAAGAGTGCTTAAAAGAGATCAAGagtaaagaggagaataaaatgcaaacagctaagcaaaacaaaaagacaaagcagcccccaaagaaaaagaatgttgaaGTTTCAGACACAGATTCCACAACTGTATCCACTGAGGAAATGGATGATGGCAACACTTCCAGTGATATCTCGCTGTCTGACCTGCTGCCTCCTATGACCCCAGAAGCTACAGATGAAGTCAATGAACAAGAGAATGCTGGcactaatcatgatatgatgcctAAGCTGAGTGATGATTCTGTGAACAAATATTATGCTGTATTTTACACTGATCCCAAGTTAAAATATTATTGGGGTAAGGTGACAAAGACCTTTAcaaatgacgatgacgacgatgacattGAAAAGGTGGAAGTTGACTTCCTTCACCAAAAGGCATTTAGTAGTAACCCACATGACTGGACATGGTGCGAAAGACCAGTAAAAGACATTGAAGTATTAGAGTCACAGTATATATTTTATGGACCTGTTCTCCCAGAAATCAAAAAAGGAGTTTTCATTTTCCTTGATGTAGAGGCAAATGCCTGTCTTCTTCGTCTTAAAAAGGAAGGGctctgttaa
- the LOC119599445 gene encoding BTB/POZ domain-containing protein 6-like isoform X2, with product MAQGTSNVDWQTSLTQIHQRAGHVLQSGQWSDCTFIVGNENNQKTLRGHRLILAMSSPVFEAMFYGGMAEKEDKPVEILDVQPEAFKALLQYIYSDEINLQSFDQVCEICYAAKKYMIPALVEQCTKFIWSDLHPGNMCRAYEFARLFEEPSLMDKCLQILHSKTELVIKDASFEEIEATTLRTILQQENLAVSEAMLWDACVRWAKQECGRQSLEATPLNQRKVLGENLGLIRFLTFSPTEFANGPAMSEILTKEESFTLLMNISSPGVTPIPKPFCQSLKRRQKEPSPPPPTPPDPRNIGNLRDEVQLRCTCAGDITTILINDQLVDFSLSFSVDSSICIYGVEMPTQMVPQTLEQQPNGQPVPQSYSELIYAFLQDSDGCRLTYTHFTARVPWNSTMEVMFNRPVYITPNRTYKIGVVMNKVGRYPLYVTNHFVSVEYVTFTFGQDRSRDGLIKALIFGCMPPRIPSSPSPFWPY from the exons ATGGCACAAGGAACATCGAACGTGGACTGGCAGACGAGTTTAACACAAATACACCAACGTGCAGGCCATGTCCTCCAGTCGGGCCAGTGGTCGGACTGTACCTTTATTgttggaaatgaaaataatcaaaag ACCCTGCGTGGCCACCGTCTCATCCTTGCCATGTCATCACCTGTCTTTGAGGCGATGTTTTACGGAGGAATGGCCGAGAAGGAGGACAAGCCAGTTGAAATCCTGGACGTGCAGCCGGAGGCATTCAAAGCATTGTTGCA GTACATCTACAGTGACGAGATAAACCTCCAGTCCTTTGATCAAGTCTGCGAAATTTGTTATGCTGCCAAAAAATACATGATTCCGGCCCTAGTGGAGCAGTGCACAAAATTCATATGGAGCGACCTGCACCCGGGAAACATGTGTCGGGCTTATGAGTTCGCCAGGCTCTTCGAAGAACCAAGTCTGATGGACAAATGCTTACAG atcctTCACTCCAAAACAGAATTAGTCATTAAGGATGCATCTTTTGAGGAAATCGAAGCAACAACCCTACGAACCATCTTGCAACAGGAGAACCTTGCAG TATCAGAGGCCATGCTGTGGGATGCGTGCGTTCGGTGGGCAAAGCAAGAGTGTGGGAGGCAGTCGCTGGAAGCCACACCCCTCAACCAACGAAAGGTCTTGGGTGAGAATCTGGGTCTCATAAG ATTCCTGACATTTAGCCCAACAGAGTTTGCGAACGGACCAGCCATGTCGGAAATCCTGACCAAGGAGGAGAGCTTCACACTCCTCATGAACATCTCTTCCCCGGGCGTGACTCCCATCCCCAAACCCTTCTGTCAGAGCctgaagaggagacagaaagagccGTCACCTCCCCCGCCAACGCCGCCAGACCCGAGGAACATAGGAAACCTGAGGGATGAGGTGCAGCTGAGGTGCACCTGCGCCGGAGATATCACCACCATCCTGATCAACGACCAGCTGGTGGACTTCTCACTGTCCTTCTCTGTAGACAGCAGCATCTGTATCTATGGCGTGGAGATGCCTACGCAGATGGTCCCACAGACTCTGGAGCAGCAGCCGAACGGGCAGCCAGTTCCCCAGAGCTACTCAGAGCTCATCTATGCCTTTCTGCAGGACTCGGATGGCTGCCGACTCACCTACACCCACTTCACAGCTCGCGTGCCGTGGAATAGCACCATGGAAGTTATGTTCAACCGGCCTGTGTACATCACTCCTAACAGGACGTACAAAATTGGTGTCGTCATGAACAAAGTGGGACGGTACCCACTCTACGTGACCAACCATTTTGTGTCGGTTGAGTATGTGACCTTCACCTTTGGGCAGGACAGGTCACGGGACGGACTCATCAAGGCGCTCATCTTCGGTTGCATGCCACCAAGAATCCCCTCCAGCCCCAGCCCCTTCTGGCCGTACTGA